The following nucleotide sequence is from Bacillota bacterium.
GCTCAAAGCGTACAAGAGATCTTGACCGCCGCCGGGGAAGAATTGAGTCAAGCGGAAACTCAAGCGACAGAACTTCTGCGTGCGGTAACCCTGCAGGATGTCAAAGAAAATGAAGACGGAACTTATGAAATCAAAAAGGGCACAGCACACGACCGTATAGTTTCCACCACCGACCCCGAGATGCGTCACGTACACAAAAGCGCACGTACTTTTGAAGGACACAAGGTCCAGGTAGTAGCCGACAAAGATACCGGCATCATCACTAATGTTGCGGTTACCGCAGGCAACGCTCATGATAGCATGGCTTTACCTACGGCCGTAACAGAACAGAGCATTAAACCGGCTGTTGTTATGGGAGACACCGCTTACGGAGCGACGAATGTAAGAAAGGATATGACCGCTGAAAAGATTGAGCTTATTGCCCCGGCTCCGCCTGCTCCTAAGCGGGAGAACAGATTTTCCAAGGAAGACTTCAACGTTGACCTTGAAACAATGACCTGTACTTGCCCGGCAGGTCATACAACAAAGAAGTATCGTTCCAAACAGCGGCTGTTCCTTTTCGATAAAAGGATTTGTAACACTTGCCCTTTGCGGGATCAATGCACCAAACACGGCCAGGGACGTACAGTACGTCTACACGAAGAAGAAGCTATTCTTCAGGAGGCACGGCGGCAACAGAAAACCGATTCTTTTAAACAGGTTTACCGTTTCAGGTCATTGGTGGAACGTGACATTGCCGAAATGGTATTTCATGGAGCACGTCAGGCGCGCTATATTGGGCGGGTAAAGACCCAGTTACAGATGCTCTTTACCGCCGTTGTGGTAAACCTGAAGGCATTGAGACGCTTCTTCTCCCGCAATGACGGCGAGCGCAATGACGATTGCTGCAAAGGGGTAAGTGTCTCCCTTGGACTGATTTAAGCCGGAAAACAGCTAAAAAGGAGCTTGAAACCATGTAAAGGTTGTCAAAGATCAGTATTTCTTAGCTTTATATGACCAAATGTTTCCTTGAATATCTGCGTTAAGAGTGAAATCTGGTCTTTTGCAACACTCTCCTAGGGAATTTAGTTTACTAGGTTTAGAGAGAATTTCACTTGGAACGTATATTTTGCCGAGATCATGAACAAGCCCGGCCAAACGAATACCCTCAATAATTTTCGCTGACAAACCCATCTCCCGCCCTATGGCATAGGCTAGTTTGCTTACGCGCTGTTGGTGACCAAAGGTATACGGATCCTTTATTTCAACCGTCGTCACCAGGGCATGGACGGCTCCTTCCACGGCTTTTCGCAGTTTTTTAAGACTTTTTTCTG
It contains:
- a CDS encoding HD domain-containing phosphohydrolase, with protein sequence PRNLAVKLKEMDLALPGQSGVQVFEHQVRFADGSKRDVVLHKAAYEDAAGCLAGSVGVLIDITERKRAELKSEKSLKKLRKAVEGAVHALVTTVEIKDPYTFGHQQRVSKLAYAIGREMGLSAKIIEGIRLAGLVHDLGKIYVPSEILSKPSKLNSLGECCKRPDFTLNADIQGNIWSYKAKKY
- a CDS encoding IS1182 family transposase, yielding MLGRKQNQINFSNLETWCNKPLVPEDSFYGLLARFGDRLVEDDDFAELYAGIGRPSNSPALLAKVLLLMYHDDVSDREAEQRARYDLRWKHALNLGLDETGFDHTALCRFRSGLLIHDKQRLVFERFIALAQEAKILKTTGATHIIDSTYVLGAGAVQDTYNLIKSAVQRVLRVTRRNPKLNARLKGVLDPEINYEKPGKPKINWDDPQEKKQLLTKLVRDAQSVQEILTAAGEELSQAETQATELLRAVTLQDVKENEDGTYEIKKGTAHDRIVSTTDPEMRHVHKSARTFEGHKVQVVADKDTGIITNVAVTAGNAHDSMALPTAVTEQSIKPAVVMGDTAYGATNVRKDMTAEKIELIAPAPPAPKRENRFSKEDFNVDLETMTCTCPAGHTTKKYRSKQRLFLFDKRICNTCPLRDQCTKHGQGRTVRLHEEEAILQEARRQQKTDSFKQVYRFRSLVERDIAEMVFHGARQARYIGRVKTQLQMLFTAVVVNLKALRRFFSRNDGERNDDCCKGVSVSLGLI